Within Vidua macroura isolate BioBank_ID:100142 chromosome 11, ASM2450914v1, whole genome shotgun sequence, the genomic segment ATGCTGCACCATGGGATAACACTGATTGCCTGGTTACCAAAGAGTAATTTTGGAAATGTCTCAGCATCTTCctgatgaaaatattaatttaatctcGCATCCAGCAGCCTGTGTGATGTCAACTTCTCATCACAATTAGCGGGGTTATTTTTGATGTGCATGCTGACAGCTCCTAAAAGCTAATGGAAAGTCATTTATGTGCAATTTAAAGTCTGATTACTTGAGTGTTAAAGTTCCCTGACAGTCCTTTATATCGTGAATGGGAAATTTAGTAGAAAATGAATCAGCTTTGATAACATTAAAATAACTCCTCTGATATGAAACTCAGGCCTAAAGTTTGCTAATATTAACACAGGATGCAAAAATATGGTTTcacctgaaaattatttcacaaaTTATCACTTTGCAGATGTTAAAGTCTGGGAACAGGGGATAAAGGAACTTTATGTGAGTCTCCAAAAGCTTCAGAAGACAAGGAGTTGAATCAATGGATGAGCCCTTAAAGAGAGATAATTTGCTATATTGTACTTGGAATGGATTGAAAATTTCACACTAATaactttttcctccccaaaaaaaaaaaacccagattttaTTCTAAATCAATATTTTCCATAGCAAGACTTTGACTAGAGCATCTTTTGTGTCGGGGCATGCCAAAACACTGCATTTAGGTTTGTCAGGCCTGAACATTCCATTTCAAGTGGAGTTAACTCGAGCTTAGCCGTGGTGCCAGGCTGCCCTGACCCTGTGCACAACGGGGAGCTCGGCTCTGAATCTGCTCCTCAGAGCAATGACAGTCACTCAGGGAGATGCTGGCTCTTACACCAGCATTCAAAGCtcactttttaattaattgaaatACTTTGTCTTGGTTTTTACAGTTTTCATTCAGCTAAAACTACTTCATAGAAGGAAGAAGCCTCCAAATTTTGATGCTGAggcaaatgaaaagaaagaaagtgatCAAACTTCCCAATAGAAGGAATGTCCATTTGCACTTCCACATGTGCTCCCTCTGCTGAATCTGATTCTgttgttatttatatttttgcatttctatatTATTTTCTAGGCTGCAAAGGAAGATGAGCcaccattttctgcttttctcgTTGTTCTTGGCTCCAGCGTTTGCTGACGGAGGAAGCCAGAAATCAACCCAAAACCTTTGTTCAAATGATGTCAGCCACAAACGCCAGAAGAGAGACTGGATATGGAACCAAATGCACATCAAAGAAGAGATTGATACACCTTTGCCACACCATGTTGGCAAGGTAAGCAGCAAACTGTCAGCAATGACTGAAAATAGCAAATGAGGATCTTGAATCGTTAGCAGTCTAGGcaggagaaatgaaaaggaaatagaaagGGGTCTTAATACCTAGACATTAACATGTTAAAATCTTCAAAATGTGGGCAAAGAGTAAATGAAGAACAGTGCCATGGGAATACAGTGCCAGGAACAGTGCCTTTGAAGAATACAGGTAAATTTAAGGGAATAGCAGGTCTGGAGATTCCAAATGCAGGAATAGCCACATTACCTGCAGGTGCATGGTAAGGAAGGAAGTCTGGTGCCTGATGCATGTTAGGATTTTTCTGGCAGCATGAGATTCTTTCAGAAACCTCAGAGatcagcaaataaaaacaaatgtattaaaaaacaaGAATTTACATCTCTCAGCTTGTACTCAAAGCACGAGTGCTGTGTTTCGAAATACTGTTACACAATCAAAAATATTGTTGCAAAAAGCGaaagcaaagaatttttaaaaatactaacaAGCATTGATCTGCTTGCAAACTCAGTTTCCTCAGGGCAGTGCTCATAAAAGTCTATTATCAACTGTGTATGGCCCAGGGAAAGTTCTCCCAATCCAGTCTTTCAGAGGGATGTGACACTGCAGATAAATGCAGCTGAgcatttccctgccctgcaTAGCACTCGCATCTGTCAGGGCTGTCTCAGCAGAGTCCAACAGGCCttgctggctgctctgggctgccaAAAAAGCACCACAGAGTAAGCACAGAGGCCACAGGGTCCTCTCAGCTCCCACGGGGTATCTCTGCCTCGTTTCAGACCAATTCAGCCCCAGACTGAGGAGCAGCTTCTGTTCTTGGAGATGTCGTAAATAAGAGTAAATTTCtttgtccagctctggggtgttTCAGCAGCACGATCTCCTGAAGGCTCCTGCAGTGGCTGCATCTGCAGCACTGAGCCCTTGACTAACCCTTTAAAGAAaggccccaggagcagggaggcagagctgagtgACAGCTGCAGGAGTGTGCTGACACATCTGGATTTTATCTTGCACTACCTCAGTGCTTTCCTTTTGTCCTCAGCACCAGAAAAGGCATTCTGAGAGGTTTATGTTTTTTACACTGAAAAGGTAcacaaaaattaagaagaagGCTCAGACTATCCCATCTTTGACACAAGGGTGGGGTTATCTCTCATGTGGCATCTCCAGAGTTGTGAACTGCTCTCCAGCAGTTCCAGCAGCCAGAAGCATGATTAAGGAATGAGGGGTGGAAATATTAATGACACATATCAAAAGAGAAAACCGAAATTTAAACAATGCTCAACAGTAAATGACAACTAAAGGATAAATCAAATCCTGAACACCCAACAGGTGACATTTATAATAACATCAGTAACAAAAGGCTGGAAGTACTTGGTCAAATCCAGTAACCCTTGATAATTAGCTGGCTGAAATAAGAATGCTGATATAGTGCATGGAAAATTGTGGTTTAAACCTTCTAGCAGTGACCGTGTATGTGTGAGGGTATAGAAAGGAAGCATCATTATATTATCTGCAAATCAACTAGTGTGCAAAAGCATTTAGAATTggattaaattatattttaaaactgattaATGCTCATTCCTCTTCTCACATCCCTTTTTCACTGCATATAaccttaaattttaaaatctatggGGTGGAAATGTAACCTTCCTGTCATAGCATGAGCCTGAAGACTGCCTATTAAAGGATTGTATGTGACTGAGCACAAGAAAGCTGTCAGCTATGGCAGGAATTCTGCTAAATGCTAAGGAATAGAGCCTAATGCTGAATAATGTCAGGAGTTGTGAGTACAGATTTCCTCCTGTAATCCTGTGAAACTAAGCAAAAACCCCTGGTAGGTCCAGAAAGTTGCAAACAAGAGTAACTCAGACTGAAGACTGAAGGTGGCTCATGTTATTTCAGACATAATGCAGTTAATTATTTGTAAGTGTTGGCTACATGAACAATTTATACTTTTAGGAAATATGAGGGGTGATTACAAAAAGTTTTGTTCTGTATAAGCAAGCAAGTTTCAGTGTGGGTGCAAGTGTCATCCTACAAGCCCAGCTGCTTATAGGATGGTGCTGCTCAGCGCTGCCCCAGCTGACAGCAAAAGTCCTGAGGGTTCCCACTGGGATGAGGAATTCCTGACTGTGTGAATCCTCCGGGAGAGACTGCTGCAcccagctgccagagcccaTCTTTATGTTTCTGAATTACACTTCCCTCCCAGATCACATCCAGCGTAAGGAACAACAACGCCAAGTACATCATCGAGGGGGAATACGCCAACACCATCTTCAAGGTGGAGGAGACCAGCGGGGACGTCTATGCCTTCGAGAGGCTGGACAGGGAGAAGAAGGCAGAGTATGAGCTGACAGCCCTCATAATCGACAGAACAAACAACAGGTCCCTGGAGCGCCCCTCCAAATTCATCATCAAGGTGTACGATATCAACGACAACGCCCCCGTGTTTGTGCAGAAGGTGTTCAATGGCTCTGTCCCAGAAATGTCACCAGTAGGTATGTCCTCCAGCACTCACCTCCCTTCACACTGGCCTTAAAAAGCACCACTTATAGTAATATGCACCTTAAAAATCCTTCTCTAGGAACCTCAGTCACCAAAGTGACAGCTGTGGATGCTGATGACCCCACAGTGTCAGGTCATGCCACGGTGACCTACGAAGTCACCACAGGAGGTGAATATTTCACCATTGATGACTCTGGTAAGTCAAGCAGACAAATGTCCTTACACTTTGTCCATACCCTACCCTttgaagaaaacacagttttaaggctttttcattctgaaaaagaggaataataattcaaaaatataattttaaacatgATTTAGAAAGGTTTTTCATTCACACTCTACAATGCCACTGTCTGCATCTGGAAATGAACTAATAAAACCAGGATATCAGCTGCCATAAGCACAAAGAGAAGATAAAaggtcatttttttccccactatgGAAAGACTGACCAGGAGCTAAAATGAGTTCATGTTTTCAGTTTAGCATAGATACTGTTCCAGTGACCAAACAGGAAAAGGGACTACACAAATTCTGAAGCAGCATTCAGTATCAATAATCATTTGCTTTCCTAAACTTTCTAGCTTAAATTTTGCCCAGTTTTAAAACCAATGTCAATATCTCTTATAACCACACTAGCTTGCTAGAGCAAAGACTGCAGGTAAAGAGGTTAAAGATCCATTAAAAAGGAATATTCTGCATGAGCTCCCCTAAATATTCCATCATGCAGGTAAATTTCTaacatttcttgaaaaataCCACTGTAAAATTGATACTTAAAGCTGAACGTgtggagattaaaaaaagattaaaatttgcCATCAAAATTGAAGAGCTGTTGGACGCACTGCAAAATCTTATTGTAtccaatattattttttcacagGTGTGATTTACACCAAAGAGCCTAATTTAGACAGAGAGACCAAGTCAACTTATGAGATTGTTGTTCAAGCCAAAGATGCTCCGGGTTTCTCTGGGGATTCCAGCACAGCCACGGTGATCATCACTTTGTCTGACATCAACGACAACTTCCCAGTGTTCAAACACCGTGAGTGCCACACAACCCCTGAACCACCCTGGAACCAAGGGCTGGCACAAGCACAACGAGTTCAGCTCACAGTCCAGCACAATTCAGCTTTCCTTAAAAACGGCCAAAAGAACTTTACATGTTCAGAAGCTCTTCTGTGCTTCAGCCAGAGCCACTTTTCCTGGGCAATGTACACCTAGAGCAGAACATGAAAATCAGTATTAATTTCATCCCTTTGCTAAAGATCTTGACAATTTCGGGTATTATTTATACTTTTACATGTCTTAAATATACACAATGCTAAATTCtcaatgaagtatttttatgtGCATCTGTCAATTAAGAACAGTTTTAACTAAGTCCTAACTTCCATGTACACACGccttatgtatttttctttttttttttaacagcatcaTTTCACTTTAAAGttcctgaaaacatttcagtaGGAGGAGAAGTTGGCAGAGTCAAGGTAGAAGATATTGATGAAccacagcacagaaatacaAGATACAGCTTTATCCAAGGAGAGTTCAGGGACACCTTTGACATTGTAGCAAATCCATACACAAATGAAGGAATCATCAGGCCAAAGAAGGTATTTTTCTCCATAACAAAGatgatttttgtggttttccatGTGTAACAAGTGATTTTTTGGTTTAGGACTagctgcaggaaaaaacagaaacacatgAAAGTCAGCATGAAATATATTGATCCTGAACACCAGCTCTCCGAGCTCTGGGAGAAGAAGAGCTGGTGATGTCTGGTCCTTCTCAACCTCCAGACCTGAAAAACTCCAGAATTACTGCAGAGGGCAGTGGGGGCTGTGTCAGATATTCAGGTTAGGTGCTTTGGGTTCCTCTCAAACTTCAAGTGGTTGGATGCTTCAAAGAGGCAGTGATTTAAGAGTTGAACCAACTGGCCAAGTCAAAGAATCCTTCCCTTCTGAAGCCCACCTGaaaccaaagcagaaaatgtgaaCATGTCCACCTGGCTTCCTTTCTAAAAGTCTCTTTGTAGTTTGGCATTTGCTCCAATCCAAGCCACTGCTCCCTTACTTTCCTCAGGGTGAGGAAATAGCCCCTTTTTTTAAGAGTTTCCCACTAATTTCTTATGTCTTTAAGACTTTTCAAAGCCTTTATTAGGgtctgttctttgttttttttaaattctcaaaCCCACATGATTTGTACCAGGGGACTGCTGCAGAGCATTGCTAAACTGAGACTTCACTGATTTCATTgatttgctgttaaaaaaaagaggagagaggaCTATAAATCAGCTCCTGTAATCCTCAGATTGACAGGaatgtgtttttcatttccaaatgtcTCTCTGTAACTGCTGAAACTAGAAATGTCATTAAGAAGAGAAAACTTTCAGGAAAAACAGTACCAAGGATTTCAAGACTGACAGTAAAATCCTTGGCTGTGGTCACACTGGGTATGAGCAGCTCTCCTTCATCGGGTGCAGCTCTTCCCCAGcttcccaggagcagcagtcACAGACCCCACACACCCTCCCAGAGGGATTTGGAACCAGCTCTTCCTCTAGCATGCAGTGGGCAAAGTTCACCCTGTTTTCAGTGTGATTTTGGCTGTGCACACgtcataattttaaatacacagcTATGTGAGATAAAATGTCAGCTGCTGGATAAGTCCCATCACTTCCCCTTGCAATGTCTACTCAAAGAGGACAACAAGAGTCACCATAACTGCTGTGCATCTCAGCGTTTATAGAATCTCAGGTGGTAGAACAAAGGAAGCTTTGAAAGGAGCATTTCTTACTGCCTGAGCTCCTGGCCTTCCTCCCATTGTGTGATTCCTTTTGTAGTCTCaggcaaagggaaaaacagggaagagGATGTCATTTATCACTGAATGCCCCAGCTGTCAGCCAGTGCAGATCTGCAATCTGCCTTGAGTGCCTTCAGAACACAAAGCATAGCCAAGAGGAGAATCTCTTCCCCAGCCTTTGGGGGACAGGAGCTAACCAAGTTTTGGGAGTTACAGATTCATAAAAAGACAATAATTTaactcaaaagaaaattattttgctgaatttAAACTACTGGATGAATCTGTTCCACATCAGAGGTACCTTGAGCCACACTATGATAGAGGTCAGCTGGGAAATGCTCTCCCATGGGTCCAGCCAAGGTGAAATTTGGTGACATTGCCAAACATGAAATAAAGCACAGATATTAAATCTGCACAGAGAGCCAATGGAAAGTTTGTTTAGACATCAGCAATGAAAGAATATCTGTAACTGTCTTATTGTTTTTAGCCCCTGGACTTCGAAACGGTGTCAGAATACAGGTTTAGCATCGAGGCCACAGACCCCACTGTGAACCTTCGGCATTTCAAACCCGGCAACCCCCGGAGCATCGCGACGGTCACCATCGAGGTCACCGACGTGGATGAGCCTCCTGTCTTCACCAAACCCTCTTACGAATTCAAAGTGAGGGAAAACCACGCAGAAGTAAAAACACTTGGTTCAGTTCATGCCGAGGACCCTGACGCAGCTAAACGGAAAATCAGGTAAGACAACACCAACTTTAGCAATTCTATTTGAAAGTGCAGAATCCATTAATAGCACCAAGAATTTGACAAAGAACCCAGACTTTGgccctattttttttaaatctgtatgccaaacaacaccaaaaaaaaaatccaatttaatttttccagcactgcagccatGGATATATATGCTCACCAAAAGCTGAACATAAATTTCATTTACCCATGTAATTACCACATGGACTTACTGATTTAATATTTGCacatttagggaaaaaatataaagttgGAAATTTTTACATGGTTATgatttactgggtttttttttattgtaagaGTTTTCTCAATCATCTGcttagagaagaaaatagaCTTCTAAAAGAGCAAAGTACAATAATATGGAGTCTCTTCCAACAGATGTATTTCACTCTCCCATAGTTTTAGGGCAATATTCTCAGCCATCCTGGTCAAGATATTAATGTAATTTGTCGCACAAGAACTCTCTGACCTTCCTCTGAGAAGAAATGAAACGAAATGCAGCATTACCAGCCATGCATTGACATATgttgttttaaacaaaatccAGATATATTCAGCGTAGAGCAAATCCCAATGGAGACTACGTCAGGGTATCCAATAATGGAGTTATTCAACTTCCCAAGCCTCTGGACAGAGAATTCAGCTCCTCATACAACATCACTGTGGCAGCTGTGGAGATCCTCGAAGATGGTAAGTGCCACCCATCTCACAGTTTGAAAGAAATCTGGGTACACCTTTCCAGCAGGGCTGTCAAAAAGGAAAGGCACAACCTgacagcctgtccctgctgagctaGGAATGAAAGGAGTGCTTCAAGGTTCACATCATCATCTTCCCAATCAAACAAGTCCCTACAAATAGGTCAGAGATCATTTTAAGATTTGACCCCTGGCtttgctcagctccagggaggCAGGCCAGTCCCAGCTTGGTTTGATATTTCACAATATAGACATGGCCTGTTCTGTGCCTGTTGCTTTAGTGTCAGAGAATGATGCTCAATCCATCAGCATGCAGTGGGAAGAATGAGGAAGCCATAATCTACAGTCATTTTACTCCTGAAAGATCCTTGGTGATTTAAGCACTATGAGAGGTCTTAGGAAAATGTCTAAATCTCAGAGGAAAAGTTTAAGTTATGATGGAGCTAGAAATTCTTTATCATGTATAGTAAAGTAAGTATAGGAGTATAGTAAAAAAAGGCAACCCCAAcggggaagaaatgatgatgtctggtTAGACTAGAAGGTTGAAGGatagttttatttaaacaatattatattacattaatatattatttaagtAGAGATTATTTTATTCTCTATATATACTTCTTATTTACTTATTAACTAACTGATAAACTCGTGACTGCTTGTTGAGAGTTTGAGATACAGCTGGATTTGATTGGTTATTGAACTTAAATAACTTTTACAAGAATTTAATTAAGtaatcacttcaggtaaacaatttCTATACCAAATGctacatggggaaaacaaaggagtacagataaagattgttttctcctcttctctctgtgtttctcctgagagacagaattgtgtctctctgtccagagaatgtgaatgccacaTCTGGAGGGCACAGGAGGGGGCACAAGGTGTGGGAAGGGGAGTTTAGCCAGCACTGGGACTCCAGGCTGTGACCTGTACCCCGCTGTCATTCCAGGCCGACTTTCCGACAGAGAGTCACACGCCCACGTCCACGTCATCGTTGATGATGTCAATGATAATGCTCCAGAACTTGTTTCTCCTGAGGAACCCCGAGTGTGTGAAAATGCTGCACCTGGAAAGGTGAGACAGGGAGAGCTTTTCCCTGAAACCTGAATTACTGCTTGTCAGCTCAAGTGAAAAGTTGTCTTTTAATAAAAGTGAGTCTCAGTTTTCATGCCAAAACACCCAAACATTTTACTGATTTCCAAAACATCAGTGGTCAGGAATATCTCTTAAGGATATTGCACTGCTGGAATATTGACT encodes:
- the CDH5 gene encoding cadherin-5 — translated: MSHHFLLFSLFLAPAFADGGSQKSTQNLCSNDVSHKRQKRDWIWNQMHIKEEIDTPLPHHVGKITSSVRNNNAKYIIEGEYANTIFKVEETSGDVYAFERLDREKKAEYELTALIIDRTNNRSLERPSKFIIKVYDINDNAPVFVQKVFNGSVPEMSPVGTSVTKVTAVDADDPTVSGHATVTYEVTTGGEYFTIDDSGVIYTKEPNLDRETKSTYEIVVQAKDAPGFSGDSSTATVIITLSDINDNFPVFKHPSFHFKVPENISVGGEVGRVKVEDIDEPQHRNTRYSFIQGEFRDTFDIVANPYTNEGIIRPKKPLDFETVSEYRFSIEATDPTVNLRHFKPGNPRSIATVTIEVTDVDEPPVFTKPSYEFKVRENHAEVKTLGSVHAEDPDAAKRKIRYIQRRANPNGDYVRVSNNGVIQLPKPLDREFSSSYNITVAAVEILEDGRLSDRESHAHVHVIVDDVNDNAPELVSPEEPRVCENAAPGKVIVRISAVDKDETSPRGFFRYSLATEDSNFSLIENYDNTANITVRYGQFNRELAKFHYLPVLISDNGDPDLTSTNTLVISVCKCNEKGNFTFCEERAKQVGVSIQALVAIFICIFTIIVIVLLILLRKRHKKDLSGLGRSVAEIHEQLVTYDEEGGGEMDTTSYDVSVLNSVRKNGLKAEAAPSPYAQVQKPPGNITPGAGGMEMMIEVKKDEADNDRDLLPYDTLHIYGYEGAESIAESLSSLGSGSSDSDIDYDFLSDWGPRFKMLAELYGSEPSEDFVY